The genomic interval CGCCATGGGTATGTCTGCCTCTGCTTTCGCGAAATGTGGATGCACGGGCCATCGCGTTGTCCTTACTTCCCGCGGCATGCATGGGTGCAGTTAATGCCACCGCCACGATGGCAGCACTCATCCCGGCAGCGCTGATCTTGCTGTATAGAGGGCTCTTCTTAAGGCTGCTTCTGTGGGGAATGGGCGTTCTCGCTGTTAATTCATGGTGGATCGGACCTTTGTTGGTGCTTGGCAAATACGCCCCGCCCTTCACCGAATTCATCGAAAGTTCCTCCGTCACCACTTCCTGGCTCAACCCAGTAGAAATACTCCGCGGAACCACCAGTTGGACACCCTTCGTAGACACTGAACGACAAGCCGGATATCTCCTGGTCAACGATGCTCTCTTTGTCACCCTCAGCGTTCTCGTCGCAGCCCTCGGCTTGATCGGCCTCACCTTGATGAAACACCGTGGACTGTGGGCATTCATGCTGGCCATCGGACTCCTCATCCTCGGCAGCGCCCACCTAACGGCTGTTCAAGAATTCCTCGACGGCCCAGGCGCAGCACTTCGAAACATCCACAAATTTGATCTATTAGTCCGCATGCCGTTGATGGTGGGCGTTGCCGCATTGGGGTCGCATATCAGTCTGCCCTTGCTTGGGACGACTGCATTGACCAGCGGACAAGGCAAACACCACACCATCCCGCTGCCTCTCCAAAAACGCCAAGCCGCAGGACTCCTCGTGGTGATCATCGCTGTCGGTGCTCTTGCTCCCGCATGGTCGGCACGGCTGCTACCTCAGGGAACGTGGGATGAAGTGCCTGACTACTGGTACGAAGCCACAGAATTCCTCAACCAAAACGCCACAGGCACCCGCACGTTGATTTGGCCTAGCTCGCCGTTTGCCCGCCAGGACTGGGGATGGACTCGGGATGAACCAGCTCAACCACTTCTTGATGTTCCGTGGGCTGTCCGCGATGCCATTCCTTTGGTTCCCCCGGAGGCGATTCGCGGATTAGATGGTCTCGACGACCTAGGCACTCTAGGCACCGGTCTAAACGACGAGGCTTTAAAACGTCTAGGCATCGGCGCAGTACTGGTGAGGCATGATCTGGAAGCCGACCCAGATATTGAGGTGGATCTGCCTGGGGAAAAGCACACTTTTGGCTCCCAAGGCCAAGTAGACGTCTACCTCACCGACCCCGACCGCAATATGTGGATCACTTCCGGCACATCCAAGCAGCTGCCCACCGTCGCTGGCGGCGGCGAAATCCTCTCGCTCCTAGACACCATCAACGGCTATTCCCCGAGGACTTTGGTGAGTGAGAATGCCCAGATCGTCACCGATACCCCTCAGCTAGTCGGCACAAATTACGGCGATGGCACCAGTTCCGCAGCATTGGCCAGCCTTGATGAGACTGAGGTGAAAAACCGCATCGTGGATTATCCTTCCGCGGGGCCAATGACGCAGGTGGTGCAGGAAGGTTCCATCACGGCGTCTTCGTCTGGTTCCGATGCCACTTCTTTCGGCGGCGCGGATCCTGATCGTTCCCTTAATTCACTTCTTGATCATCGTTACAACACCGCCTGGTACCCGACACCTGGCGATACGTCTCCGTGGCTCGAAGTCTCCGGTACCGGCACCACATTATCGATCTCCCCCCGCAGCACCGTCACCGCCACCATCACCTCCGGCGATTCCGTGATGGTCCGCGAGTTCGAAAAAGGCCGCACCACCACAGTTACGTTGGCGGAGCCTGAAGCTCGCATTGAATTCGATGGTTTCGTAGGAATTTCCGAGCTGTCCCTAGAGGGTCTCAGCCGCACCATCACTGTGCCGGAGACCTCTCCTGACGTGCAGCAATTCGTTTTCCAACGCCTCACAGTGCCCACCTCGTTCCTCGACCGCACTTTCACAGTCCCCCGCCACATGTCCGTCACCGTGGAGGCCCAATCCTGCGTCACATTGGAACTCGACGGCGATCGCATCGACTGTGGCCCCCTCGAACTCACCCCCGGAACCCACACGCTGCGCACCCAATCGGAATGGGTCACCCTCACCGAATCCGCTCCGCTCGCCGCTGTTCAGCCAGCAACAAACATCGAGGCAGCACCCACCGACCGCGTGCTCGTCACCACGCGCGCTTTCAATTCAGGTACCAGCGCGCTTATCGACGCCACCCCCCTTTCCCCAATCCAACTCGACGCCTCCTCCCAAGGTTTCATCATCCCCGCGAACGCCTCCGGCGAGTTGAGCTTCGCTTTCGACGGCGAAAAACCCTACAAACTGTCCCTTTTCGGTGGCGCAACCATCGCATTAATCGTGGTGTTGGGTTGTGTTGTTGTGGGGAGGCGTCGAGAAGCAATAAACCCCGTGTGGCAGGACACCCGCAACGCGCAATGGGCGGTGGTGGCATTGATCCCGATGTTGGGGTGGTGGTTCGTGCCGGCGGTGGCGTCGTGGCTAGTTCTGCGATTCACCCTCATCCCGAAATGGGTGCTGGCAGGGCTCCCGTTGGCTATCTGCGGATTGTGGCTCGCCCAAGCTCCCTGGCCGGCTGCCGCATACCCAGGAGATTCCCCCGCATTGGCCCTGCTAGCGGGCATTTCCGTGGCTGCGCTATTTGCTGGCGATTTAAGGCCTCCAAAGCGCTAAATGGGTGTCAGTTCATTCTGACGATTCTAGGCCCTTGGAGGCGATTGTAGAGAGGGTAGAATTTGTGACCATTGGGGCTCCTGTGATTCCTGTCAGCTTGTTGATCAAGGATCCACCACAATCCTGTGGCCAGACCTTCAAATCGAACGGATTTTTGCATAAAACCGCCGGCGAGTTGCAAAAATCCACCACAAACGGCTGAAAATCCGGATCCTGTGGTGAGTATTAGCAAATTAGTTCCCTTACCGGCTTGCCATGCCCCGTCCCCGTCTTGACGTGGTGCCAATTCATCATTTTCCAGACCTACCCCCAGAAAAATGGTGAATCCTAACGACCCCCAGCCTGAATGGCGCGCCGGGTCCACCGCATGATGGGCTCTTCGATGAAGGTGTAGCTGATGGCGGCAACTGGGATCGTCAACAAGACCGTCACGATGAACACCAACAGGAAATTTCCACTAAATAAAGGCAACCCGAGCAGTGGGAACACAATCGTCAGCACGGGAAGGTGCCAGAGGAAGATGGAATACGACCAGGTGCCGAGCGTTTTCATCCAACTGGAATCAAGAAGCCGAGAGGGCGTACCCAGCGCGTAGGGAACCACCAGAAATACAGCGAAAAGTGTGCCCGCGAGGACTCTTAAGTTGAATTCCCAGGGGCTGGGGTGCACTAAACCTAGTGGTCCGAACCATTCTTGGCCCGCGATCCAAGCGACCACTAAAGCTAAACCCACCCACACAAAGCTCGGAACCCGTGGGAATCGAACTCCTTCAATTTCTGCGGCGATCATGCCGACTGCAAACCAGCAAGCGTAAGCGGGTGGCCAGATCTGCATGTTCGCCCACCCCTCGTCCAACGCATGCTCCACAAGGGGAATCCACGGCCACGCCAGACTCAACACTGCCCCACCAACAATCAACAGGATGCGCACCGGCCGACCAAACCTATCCAACACCCACGCGAGAAGCGGCATCACCAGGTAAAACGCCACTTCCACGCACAGGGACCAAAGGTGGGTGAGGCCTGTCATGAGGCCGTCTGGCCAGTAGATTTGGGTCATCGTCAGGTTGGCTAACCAGGGGCCGGTGGGAATAAACAGCAGGACTGCAATGACCGTTGCCCAGTATGCGGGCATGATGCGGGCTAGGCGTTTGAGGTAGTACAGTCCCACTGGTTGCCCGGCGCGGCGTCGCCAAAGAACGAAGGCGGAGAGGGCGAAGAAGACGGCGACGAAAAAGTCGAAACGCGCGAGTACTGCACCGATGTTGCTGGCGGGGTCGACGGAGGTTTGGAATGCAACGTGGGTCGCCAAGACTCCCAGGGAGGCGATTGCGCGTAGTCCCTCGAGTGAGCTGATGAATCCGCGATGGCGGATGGGTGCATATGATTGGGTAGACATTATTTCAACATGCGAGTTTAGCGGAAAGGTGTGGGCTGTTTTTATGAAGCGATCTGCAACGGTCCTCATTATTGCGGGCGTGCTGTTCCTCATTTTTGCCTTCACGGTACCGCCGTATGTGACTGGTCAGGCGCGGACGATTCCGAAGGATTTGG from Corynebacterium glutamicum ATCC 13032 carries:
- a CDS encoding DUF3367 domain-containing protein; its protein translation is MVHAKQTKKPLPRFLHSAHFYVWIVLGFVVFAQPYGQVAADTKLDLLLNPAGFLTGALHAWTDTFTLGQLQNQAYGYLFPQGFFFLITDFLPDWIAQRLWWWLVLGLGFSGFYALVARLGIGNPAFRVIAALLFALSPRTLTTLTAISSETWPIMLAPWVCLPLLSRNVDARAIALSLLPAACMGAVNATATMAALIPAALILLYRGLFLRLLLWGMGVLAVNSWWIGPLLVLGKYAPPFTEFIESSSVTTSWLNPVEILRGTTSWTPFVDTERQAGYLLVNDALFVTLSVLVAALGLIGLTLMKHRGLWAFMLAIGLLILGSAHLTAVQEFLDGPGAALRNIHKFDLLVRMPLMVGVAALGSHISLPLLGTTALTSGQGKHHTIPLPLQKRQAAGLLVVIIAVGALAPAWSARLLPQGTWDEVPDYWYEATEFLNQNATGTRTLIWPSSPFARQDWGWTRDEPAQPLLDVPWAVRDAIPLVPPEAIRGLDGLDDLGTLGTGLNDEALKRLGIGAVLVRHDLEADPDIEVDLPGEKHTFGSQGQVDVYLTDPDRNMWITSGTSKQLPTVAGGGEILSLLDTINGYSPRTLVSENAQIVTDTPQLVGTNYGDGTSSAALASLDETEVKNRIVDYPSAGPMTQVVQEGSITASSSGSDATSFGGADPDRSLNSLLDHRYNTAWYPTPGDTSPWLEVSGTGTTLSISPRSTVTATITSGDSVMVREFEKGRTTTVTLAEPEARIEFDGFVGISELSLEGLSRTITVPETSPDVQQFVFQRLTVPTSFLDRTFTVPRHMSVTVEAQSCVTLELDGDRIDCGPLELTPGTHTLRTQSEWVTLTESAPLAAVQPATNIEAAPTDRVLVTTRAFNSGTSALIDATPLSPIQLDASSQGFIIPANASGELSFAFDGEKPYKLSLFGGATIALIVVLGCVVVGRRREAINPVWQDTRNAQWAVVALIPMLGWWFVPAVASWLVLRFTLIPKWVLAGLPLAICGLWLAQAPWPAAAYPGDSPALALLAGISVAALFAGDLRPPKR
- the tmaT gene encoding trehalose corynomycolate mycolyl acetyltransferase TmaT, translating into MSTQSYAPIRHRGFISSLEGLRAIASLGVLATHVAFQTSVDPASNIGAVLARFDFFVAVFFALSAFVLWRRRAGQPVGLYYLKRLARIMPAYWATVIAVLLFIPTGPWLANLTMTQIYWPDGLMTGLTHLWSLCVEVAFYLVMPLLAWVLDRFGRPVRILLIVGGAVLSLAWPWIPLVEHALDEGWANMQIWPPAYACWFAVGMIAAEIEGVRFPRVPSFVWVGLALVVAWIAGQEWFGPLGLVHPSPWEFNLRVLAGTLFAVFLVVPYALGTPSRLLDSSWMKTLGTWSYSIFLWHLPVLTIVFPLLGLPLFSGNFLLVFIVTVLLTIPVAAISYTFIEEPIMRWTRRAIQAGGR